One genomic segment of Myxococcales bacterium includes these proteins:
- a CDS encoding PDZ domain-containing protein has protein sequence MSLAKTAAKATTLLLGFGVAAGLAFRLGGGGLWEGLTPAIAANNAVVAGQAKAQYDLTALRVVNEVLKLVRDRYVDPKRVRPKEMLLSALNHVQRDVAQVIVLHEEGAPSVKIRVDTQEKEFRVDNVQGPWDVSARLRDVFAFLQDGLRNTEVDLREVEYAACNGMLRTLDPHSVLLSPEAYKEMNLGTTGQFGGLGIVISIRDQQLTVINPMAGTPASRAGIKKYDRIVKINGESTLNMGLTEAVNHLRGAPGTKVTVYIHRDGDGGWAGVRPFELVRETISVQSVEKKLMENGVGYVRLKQFQARTAADLEAALSDLKKQAGGELRGLVLDLRGNPGGLLDQATRVADKFLVEGPIVATVGNPSEGRDEKSARADGTEPNYPIALLVSGSSASASEIVAGAMKNHDRAVLIGETSFGKGSVQLVFDQMPDKAALKLTIAQYLTEPGDVSIQGVGVTPDIELDPMTADAQEMDLTVDTGMVKERDLSRSLSNARAREGQRPSEVVRYYLGSKDRQELRERGGDPDETFALDFPIRFARDFVLKVAAGKRPEQLRAAKTYINDVRAGEVAKLVAELKPMGVDWADAPPDATQPVPTEVKVETDKAQNEVSAGDPMQLRVTVTNKGTTPLYRLYGVTKSDQWLFDNKELVFGRIDPGKSRTVTAPLGLCDVEGRKLGSTTPLPKDAPRVCKVPKDTLTRADGVKIKFEEAKGRAPADAEVRVTVRAQERPTFAYGYQVVDNRKGNGDGRLQKDEGVTMYLTVKNVGRGRSYETQANLRNLSGEGLLLHEGRFDVSNMAPGETRRVAFTFDVQPSLTEGEAKVELTITDRDLREAVSEKVRIPVVAAAPLAAASGSVKGKATVDLFESPDASARVIGKLTQGAAPELGRSGDFIKVALGSSRFAFVRARDVETGGGAAPVFEEAMWKAPPLLELNAPVLATREAQTSLKGVAADGERLLDAYVFVGARKVFYRSNRNGTDAKRMPFEANLPLRPGVNVVTVVARKNPDTVGRKTFIVRRDGPAGELLQTPKTDEDNSEAAGGADD, from the coding sequence ATGTCGCTCGCGAAGACGGCCGCGAAGGCCACCACGCTCCTCCTTGGGTTCGGCGTTGCTGCCGGTCTCGCCTTTCGGCTCGGTGGAGGCGGACTGTGGGAAGGCCTCACGCCCGCCATTGCTGCCAACAACGCCGTCGTGGCTGGGCAGGCCAAGGCGCAGTACGATCTGACGGCGCTCCGCGTCGTCAACGAGGTCCTAAAGCTCGTCCGCGATCGCTACGTGGACCCGAAGCGCGTGCGCCCCAAGGAGATGCTCCTGTCGGCGCTGAACCACGTGCAGAGGGACGTTGCCCAGGTCATCGTCCTCCACGAAGAGGGCGCGCCGAGCGTCAAGATTCGCGTCGACACGCAAGAGAAGGAGTTCCGCGTCGACAACGTCCAGGGCCCTTGGGACGTGAGCGCCCGCTTGCGCGACGTCTTCGCGTTCCTCCAGGACGGTCTGCGCAACACGGAGGTGGACCTGCGAGAGGTCGAATACGCGGCCTGCAACGGCATGCTCCGCACGCTCGATCCGCACAGCGTCCTCTTGTCGCCGGAGGCGTACAAGGAGATGAACCTCGGCACGACGGGGCAGTTTGGCGGCCTCGGCATCGTCATCTCGATTCGTGATCAGCAGCTTACGGTCATCAACCCCATGGCCGGCACGCCGGCCTCACGTGCCGGCATCAAGAAATACGATCGCATCGTCAAGATCAACGGCGAGTCGACGCTCAACATGGGGCTCACGGAGGCCGTCAATCACCTCCGCGGCGCGCCGGGCACGAAGGTCACGGTCTACATCCATCGCGACGGCGACGGCGGCTGGGCCGGCGTTCGTCCCTTCGAGTTGGTGCGTGAGACGATCAGCGTCCAGAGCGTCGAGAAGAAGCTCATGGAAAACGGCGTCGGCTACGTCCGGCTGAAGCAGTTTCAAGCGCGCACGGCGGCCGATCTCGAGGCCGCGCTCTCCGACCTCAAGAAGCAGGCGGGCGGCGAGCTGCGCGGCTTGGTGCTCGACCTCCGCGGCAACCCCGGCGGTCTCCTCGATCAGGCGACGCGTGTAGCCGACAAGTTCCTCGTCGAAGGCCCCATCGTCGCGACCGTCGGCAATCCAAGCGAAGGGCGCGACGAGAAGAGCGCTCGCGCGGACGGCACGGAGCCGAACTACCCCATCGCGTTGCTCGTCAGCGGCTCGTCGGCGAGCGCCAGCGAGATCGTCGCCGGTGCGATGAAGAACCATGACCGCGCCGTGCTGATCGGCGAGACGTCGTTTGGCAAGGGAAGCGTTCAGCTGGTCTTCGACCAGATGCCCGACAAGGCGGCGCTGAAGCTCACGATCGCGCAGTACCTCACGGAGCCCGGCGACGTATCCATCCAAGGCGTGGGCGTGACGCCCGACATCGAGCTCGATCCCATGACCGCGGACGCGCAAGAGATGGACCTCACGGTGGACACCGGAATGGTCAAGGAGCGCGACCTGTCGCGCAGCCTCTCCAACGCGCGGGCGCGCGAGGGGCAGCGGCCGAGCGAGGTCGTGCGCTACTACTTGGGCTCAAAGGATCGGCAGGAGCTCCGTGAACGGGGCGGCGATCCCGACGAGACCTTCGCGCTCGATTTTCCCATTCGCTTCGCCCGCGACTTCGTCCTGAAGGTCGCCGCCGGCAAGCGTCCCGAACAGCTCCGGGCAGCCAAGACGTACATCAACGACGTTCGTGCCGGCGAGGTCGCCAAGTTGGTCGCCGAGCTCAAGCCCATGGGCGTCGACTGGGCTGACGCGCCGCCCGATGCGACGCAGCCGGTGCCGACGGAGGTCAAGGTCGAGACCGACAAGGCTCAGAACGAGGTGAGCGCCGGTGATCCGATGCAGCTTCGCGTCACCGTTACCAACAAGGGTACGACGCCTCTCTACCGCCTCTACGGCGTCACCAAGAGCGACCAGTGGCTCTTCGACAACAAGGAGTTGGTCTTTGGTCGCATCGACCCGGGCAAGAGCCGCACAGTCACCGCACCCCTCGGTCTGTGTGACGTCGAAGGCCGGAAGCTCGGCTCGACGACGCCGCTGCCAAAAGACGCGCCGCGCGTTTGCAAGGTCCCGAAGGACACGCTGACGCGCGCCGATGGCGTCAAGATCAAGTTCGAGGAGGCCAAGGGGCGAGCGCCCGCCGACGCGGAGGTCCGCGTGACGGTACGCGCTCAAGAGCGGCCCACCTTCGCCTACGGCTACCAGGTCGTCGACAACCGCAAGGGCAACGGCGACGGGCGTCTCCAAAAAGACGAAGGCGTCACCATGTACCTCACGGTGAAGAACGTTGGCCGCGGCCGCTCCTACGAGACGCAGGCCAACTTGCGTAACCTCTCCGGCGAGGGGCTCTTGCTCCACGAGGGCCGCTTCGACGTCTCCAACATGGCGCCCGGCGAGACGCGTCGCGTAGCGTTCACGTTCGACGTTCAACCGTCGCTCACCGAGGGCGAGGCCAAGGTCGAGTTGACGATCACCGATCGCGACCTTCGCGAGGCGGTCTCCGAGAAGGTTCGAATCCCTGTGGTGGCGGCGGCCCCGCTCGCGGCGGCGTCGGGGTCCGTCAAGGGAAAGGCTACCGTCGATCTCTTCGAGTCGCCCGACGCATCGGCACGCGTCATCGGCAAGCTTACGCAAGGCGCAGCGCCGGAGCTCGGTCGCAGCGGCGACTTCATCAAGGTGGCCCTTGGCAGCTCGCGCTTCGCGTTCGTACGAGCGCGCGACGTGGAGACTGGCGGCGGCGCCGCGCCGGTCTTCGAGGAGGCCATGTGGAAAGCGCCCCCCTTGCTCGAGCTGAACGCGCCGGTGCTCGCCACGCGAGAGGCACAGACTTCGCTGAAGGGCGTCGCCGCCGACGGTGAGCGGCTCCTCGACGCGTACGTCTTCGTCGGAGCACGGAAGGTCTTCTACCGCTCCAACCGCAACGGCACCGACGCGAAGCGAATGCCCTTCGAGGCGAACCTGCCGCTCCGGCCCGGCGTCAACGTCGTGACCGTCGTGGCTCGGAAGAATCCCGACACCGTCGGCCGCAAGACCTTCATCGTGCGCCGCGATGGTCCTGCCGGCGAGCTCTTGCAGACGCCGAAGACCGACGAGGACAACAGCGAAGCCGCGGGCGGAGCCGATGACTAG
- a CDS encoding amidohydrolase family protein, translated as MKLFHADAIVIADGPVLRDGAVVVAGDGTVVSVGPAAEVLRGAHGASVTRVSGVILPGLVNAHTHLELSALAGRVRGGNGFLSWVDELLGARSETGDDESETAIRAAVASLDAACTSAVGEVTNTLAAVPALASAGMAGTIFHEVFGVARGAALARSDSLLAELAARFPVWPSRDLSYAPSPHTLYTTHPDAVRRLLALARARGARPAVHLLEHAAERQALETGQGPVPAWLARRVPDVEAFLWPETPALDYADALGLLAPGTLLVHLTVATARELERVAASGASVVFCPRSNMQIERLLPPLASALAAGLEPALGTDSLASSPSLDVLEEARALFDAFPDADAATLLRMATWNGARALGRSDLGRVTVGARPGLFAIDLPEAHSADDVAAVVLKARGASRRWLVRRTVTGAEAP; from the coding sequence ATGAAGCTCTTTCACGCCGACGCCATCGTGATCGCCGACGGGCCCGTCCTTCGTGACGGCGCCGTCGTGGTCGCAGGCGACGGCACCGTGGTCTCCGTGGGGCCGGCGGCGGAGGTGCTGCGTGGCGCGCACGGCGCCTCGGTGACGCGCGTTTCAGGCGTCATTCTCCCCGGGCTCGTCAACGCGCACACACACCTCGAACTCTCGGCACTCGCGGGCCGCGTCCGCGGCGGCAACGGCTTTCTGTCTTGGGTCGACGAGCTCCTCGGTGCCCGTAGCGAGACCGGGGATGACGAGAGCGAGACCGCCATCCGAGCGGCCGTCGCGTCCCTCGACGCCGCATGCACGAGTGCCGTTGGGGAAGTGACCAACACGCTCGCCGCGGTGCCCGCCTTGGCGTCGGCGGGCATGGCGGGGACGATCTTTCACGAAGTCTTCGGGGTCGCGCGGGGCGCGGCGCTCGCGCGTTCGGATTCACTCCTCGCGGAACTTGCCGCTCGCTTTCCCGTGTGGCCCTCCAGAGATCTCTCCTACGCGCCGAGCCCGCACACGCTCTACACGACCCACCCCGATGCCGTGCGACGCCTCCTCGCGCTGGCGCGGGCCCGCGGCGCACGTCCCGCCGTTCACCTTCTCGAGCACGCGGCCGAGCGACAGGCTCTTGAAACAGGGCAGGGGCCCGTGCCGGCGTGGCTCGCTCGCCGCGTCCCCGACGTCGAAGCCTTCCTCTGGCCTGAGACACCGGCGCTCGACTACGCCGACGCGCTCGGCTTGCTCGCGCCGGGCACGCTCCTTGTCCATTTGACCGTCGCGACCGCGCGCGAGCTTGAGCGCGTGGCCGCGTCGGGCGCGAGCGTGGTCTTTTGCCCGCGCTCCAACATGCAGATTGAACGCCTTCTCCCGCCGCTCGCCAGCGCGCTTGCCGCGGGCCTCGAGCCTGCGCTCGGGACCGACTCGCTGGCGTCCTCGCCCTCGCTCGATGTCCTTGAGGAGGCGCGAGCGCTCTTCGACGCGTTTCCCGACGCCGACGCCGCCACGCTTCTCCGCATGGCGACGTGGAACGGCGCGCGCGCCCTGGGTCGCTCGGACCTCGGCCGCGTGACCGTAGGGGCACGGCCGGGGCTCTTCGCCATCGACCTTCCCGAAGCCCACAGCGCCGACGACGTGGCGGCCGTCGTGCTCAAGGCACGCGGCGCGTCGCGTCGCTGGCTTGTACGGCGCACGGTGACGGGCGCGGAGGCACCATGA
- a CDS encoding UbiA family prenyltransferase: MTSTSSLSKLRSYATLVAFSHTVFALPFAASAVVLSLKEPHLELTVTRAALMVVCMVMARTSAMAFNRWADRDIDDKNPRTKTRPIQSGAVRAGEALVLALVTGALFIGAASLLGRLPALLAAPVLAVLLGYSYAKRFTWAAHAWLGVALALAPGGAWIAMGAQPGAGVLWLMLAVVTWLLGFDVLYSLQDEAFDRKEGLHSIPVRFGVTGALVLSAVSHLVTVLALAMVGVALGRGAAFFVAVFGVGALLAWEHAIVGKGNLARIDKAFFDINAYVSVTFFALVVVDELMRRGLLRVTGALLHALPEVNS, from the coding sequence ATGACGAGCACCTCGTCCTTGAGCAAGCTCCGCTCGTACGCGACGCTCGTTGCGTTTTCGCACACGGTCTTCGCGCTGCCCTTCGCGGCGTCGGCCGTCGTGTTGTCGCTGAAGGAGCCGCATCTCGAGCTCACAGTGACGCGCGCGGCGCTGATGGTCGTCTGCATGGTCATGGCGCGAACGAGCGCCATGGCGTTCAACCGCTGGGCCGACCGCGACATCGACGACAAGAACCCGCGCACCAAGACGCGTCCCATTCAGAGCGGGGCCGTGCGCGCCGGCGAGGCGCTTGTGCTAGCCCTGGTGACCGGCGCACTCTTCATCGGCGCCGCGTCGCTGCTAGGGCGGTTGCCGGCCCTCTTGGCGGCGCCGGTGCTCGCCGTGCTCCTCGGCTACTCCTACGCGAAGCGCTTCACCTGGGCCGCCCACGCGTGGCTCGGAGTGGCCCTCGCCCTCGCGCCTGGCGGCGCCTGGATCGCGATGGGCGCGCAGCCGGGCGCCGGCGTGCTGTGGCTCATGCTGGCCGTCGTCACCTGGCTCCTGGGCTTCGACGTGCTCTATTCGCTACAGGATGAGGCCTTTGACCGGAAAGAGGGGCTCCACTCGATCCCCGTCCGCTTCGGCGTCACCGGCGCTCTCGTCTTGAGCGCCGTTTCTCACCTCGTGACCGTGCTGGCGCTCGCGATGGTCGGCGTGGCGCTTGGTCGAGGGGCCGCGTTCTTCGTCGCGGTTTTTGGCGTGGGAGCGCTGCTCGCCTGGGAGCACGCGATCGTCGGGAAGGGGAACCTTGCGCGCATCGACAAGGCGTTCTTCGACATCAACGCCTACGTGAGCGTGACGTTCTTCGCCCTCGTGGTCGTCGACGAGCTGATGAGGCGCGGTCTCCTCCGCGTGACCGGCGCGCTCTTGCATGCGCTCCCCGAGGTGAATTCGTGA
- the mqnE gene encoding aminofutalosine synthase MqnE: protein MTSFEDVATKVKRGERLDADDALALFMEPDLLAVGALANAERERRHGDRTFFNRNMRVEVTNVCMASCLFCSFAKLEEGKPGAHTMTLAEAWSELERRMDDPPGEIHIVNGLHPGLPFAYYEDLLRGYKRIKPDIHLKCFTGVEIHFFAEHYKMTYEEVLTKLRAAGLDGLPGGGAEIFHPEVRKRISDDKATGEQWLEVHRVAHGMGIRSNATMLYGHIETFEHRVDHLMKLRALQDETRGFQAFIPLAFHPDGNGMKNLPAPTAIDDLRNIAVARLVLDNFEHIKAYWVSMTPKIAQVALRFGADDIDGTIVHETIYHSAGSSSPQELREEDLIRLIREAGRVPVERDTLYNVVREHPRSVMPEAAIKVRDRKAARHLEVLS, encoded by the coding sequence ATGACGTCGTTCGAAGACGTGGCGACGAAGGTGAAGCGCGGCGAACGGCTCGACGCCGATGACGCACTCGCGCTCTTCATGGAGCCCGACCTCTTGGCCGTGGGCGCGCTCGCCAACGCGGAGCGGGAGCGGCGCCACGGCGACCGCACCTTCTTCAATCGCAACATGCGCGTGGAGGTCACCAACGTCTGCATGGCGTCGTGCCTGTTCTGCTCGTTTGCAAAGCTAGAGGAGGGCAAGCCGGGCGCGCACACGATGACGCTCGCGGAAGCCTGGAGCGAGCTCGAGCGCCGGATGGACGACCCGCCGGGCGAGATCCACATCGTGAACGGGCTGCACCCGGGGCTGCCCTTCGCCTATTACGAAGACCTCCTCCGCGGCTACAAGCGCATCAAGCCCGACATCCACTTGAAGTGCTTCACCGGCGTTGAGATCCACTTCTTCGCCGAGCACTACAAGATGACCTACGAAGAGGTCCTCACCAAGCTGCGCGCCGCCGGCCTCGACGGCCTCCCTGGCGGCGGCGCGGAGATCTTCCACCCGGAGGTGCGCAAGCGCATCTCCGACGACAAGGCCACCGGCGAGCAGTGGCTTGAGGTTCATCGCGTGGCGCATGGCATGGGCATTCGCTCCAACGCGACGATGCTCTACGGACACATTGAGACTTTCGAGCATCGCGTCGATCACCTGATGAAGCTCCGCGCGCTCCAGGACGAGACGCGAGGCTTCCAGGCCTTCATTCCCCTCGCGTTTCATCCCGACGGCAACGGCATGAAGAACCTGCCGGCGCCGACCGCCATCGACGACCTGCGCAACATCGCCGTCGCGCGTCTGGTGCTCGACAATTTCGAGCACATCAAAGCCTATTGGGTGAGCATGACGCCGAAGATCGCCCAGGTGGCGCTCCGCTTCGGCGCCGACGACATCGACGGCACCATCGTTCACGAGACCATCTACCACTCGGCTGGCTCTTCCTCCCCGCAAGAGCTTCGCGAGGAAGATCTCATTCGGCTGATTCGCGAGGCGGGTCGCGTTCCGGTCGAGCGTGACACGCTCTACAACGTGGTTCGCGAGCACCCTCGCAGCGTCATGCCCGAGGCCGCCATCAAGGTTCGCGATCGCAAAGCGGCGCGCCACCTCGAGGTGCTGTCGTGA
- a CDS encoding class I SAM-dependent methyltransferase — protein sequence MPDDTNLSATRAYYDEFAPAYENQRRPNDPVGYHALVDDLEIDIVRRYGQGQDVLECGCGTGLLLERIRAFARAAKGIDLSPRMLERARARGLDVTEGSVTALPFADNSFDVTCSFKVLAHVPDLGGALREMARVTRPGGIILAELYNPVSLRGVAKRFGPAGKISGATKEDAVYTRFDSPWVLPRVLPPGARVEQTFGVRIVTPFAGAMRVPGLRSLLRTAEHRLMDSRLSVFGGFFVAAVRKAS from the coding sequence ATGCCCGACGACACCAACCTGTCTGCGACGCGTGCCTATTACGACGAGTTCGCGCCGGCCTACGAGAACCAGCGCCGTCCCAACGATCCCGTTGGCTATCACGCGCTCGTCGACGATCTCGAGATCGATATCGTGCGCCGCTACGGTCAGGGCCAGGACGTCCTCGAGTGCGGCTGCGGGACGGGGCTGCTCTTGGAGCGTATTCGCGCCTTCGCCCGCGCCGCCAAGGGGATCGATCTCTCGCCTCGCATGCTCGAACGCGCGCGCGCTCGCGGCCTTGACGTTACCGAGGGCAGCGTCACCGCCCTCCCCTTTGCAGACAACTCCTTCGACGTGACCTGCAGCTTCAAGGTCTTGGCCCACGTTCCCGACTTGGGCGGCGCCCTCCGAGAGATGGCCCGCGTGACCCGTCCTGGCGGGATCATCTTGGCCGAGCTGTACAACCCCGTGAGCCTCCGGGGCGTCGCCAAGCGCTTCGGTCCCGCCGGCAAGATCTCCGGCGCCACCAAAGAAGATGCGGTTTACACGCGATTCGATTCGCCCTGGGTGCTGCCGCGCGTCTTGCCACCGGGGGCGCGCGTCGAGCAGACCTTCGGGGTTCGCATCGTGACCCCCTTCGCCGGGGCCATGCGCGTGCCAGGCCTTCGGTCGCTCCTTCGCACTGCGGAGCATCGACTCATGGACTCGCGGCTCTCCGTCTTTGGCGGCTTCTTCGTGGCGGCGGTGCGGAAGGCGTCCTAA
- the mqnC gene encoding dehypoxanthine futalosine cyclase — MKLRLAAVGYLNARPLWEPLLEAPFAEHIDLTTALPSEVARRVAEEEADLGLVPVAALASLGGAALVPGIGIAARGAVESVLLVSQSPLAQVQQLALDASSRTSAVLARLVFRHQARRSPPAHVMPPAKALSAARSDERVASLIIGDPALAVRGEFAHVVDLAAAWRDWTGLPFVFAAWGGRAGTNLKGRMHLLGEAMRLGLARRSTIAAAHSAATGLSREALTTYLTDRIAYELGEDDHRGLARFFREAHAAKLLPATEVTLFAEGGESVTVPATLALTEASAGGETNAAAGRREPSLDTLLARGAEGDRLSAHDGERILAEASLFDLGLAADAARKRKHPDGVVTYIVDRNVNYTNVCTTSCRFCAFYRPVGHAEGYVLSREQLATKLLEVKAAGGVQILLQGGLNPDLRIGWYEDLFRWIKSEFSLGLHALSPEEILHLARLEDLSVRDVLVRLHQAGLDSVPGGGAEILVDRVRRKIAKAKCTSEEWLDVMRDAHHLGLRSSATMMYGTVDTARERVLHLAKIRDLQDETGGFTAFFCWDFQHEEGVRIAAGDTGTLLYLRTQALSRLMLDNVDHVGASWVTQGPEIGQMALRFGADDFGSVMFEENVVSSAGTTFCINADEIERRIRAAGFRAVRRNVRYDWLGEPA; from the coding sequence GTGAAGCTCCGCCTCGCGGCCGTTGGGTACTTGAACGCGCGCCCGCTGTGGGAGCCGCTCCTCGAAGCGCCCTTCGCGGAGCACATCGATCTCACGACGGCGCTCCCGAGCGAGGTGGCGCGCCGCGTCGCCGAAGAGGAAGCGGACCTCGGCCTCGTACCCGTAGCGGCATTGGCGTCGCTCGGCGGCGCGGCGCTCGTGCCGGGCATCGGCATCGCAGCGCGGGGCGCCGTGGAGAGTGTTCTGCTCGTGTCGCAGAGTCCGCTGGCCCAGGTCCAGCAGCTCGCGCTCGATGCGTCTTCGCGAACGAGCGCCGTCTTGGCTCGACTCGTCTTCCGCCACCAGGCGAGGCGCTCTCCGCCCGCGCACGTGATGCCGCCGGCGAAGGCCCTATCGGCGGCCCGCTCCGATGAGCGCGTGGCCTCGCTGATCATCGGCGATCCGGCGCTAGCGGTGCGCGGCGAGTTTGCTCACGTCGTCGACCTCGCTGCGGCGTGGCGCGACTGGACGGGCCTGCCGTTCGTCTTCGCCGCATGGGGCGGCCGCGCTGGGACGAACCTCAAAGGACGCATGCACCTGCTCGGTGAAGCGATGCGTCTTGGGCTCGCTCGGCGCAGCACCATCGCCGCCGCGCATTCGGCAGCGACGGGCCTCTCGCGCGAAGCGCTCACGACGTACCTCACGGACCGCATCGCCTACGAGCTTGGGGAGGATGACCATCGCGGCCTCGCCCGTTTCTTCCGGGAGGCGCACGCCGCCAAGCTCTTGCCGGCGACGGAGGTGACGTTGTTCGCCGAAGGCGGCGAGTCCGTCACCGTCCCGGCGACCCTCGCGTTGACAGAAGCCTCGGCTGGGGGCGAAACCAATGCGGCGGCGGGGCGGCGCGAGCCGAGCCTCGATACGCTGCTCGCGCGGGGCGCCGAGGGCGACCGGTTGAGCGCTCACGACGGAGAGCGCATCCTCGCGGAAGCGAGCCTCTTTGATCTGGGCCTCGCCGCCGATGCGGCGCGCAAGCGGAAGCACCCCGACGGAGTCGTCACGTACATCGTCGACCGCAACGTCAACTACACCAACGTCTGCACCACCAGCTGCCGCTTCTGCGCGTTCTACCGACCTGTGGGCCACGCCGAGGGGTACGTTCTTTCGCGGGAGCAGCTCGCGACGAAGCTGCTTGAAGTGAAGGCCGCCGGCGGCGTGCAAATCCTGCTCCAGGGAGGCCTGAACCCTGACCTTCGGATCGGTTGGTACGAAGACCTGTTCCGGTGGATCAAGAGTGAGTTTTCGCTGGGCCTGCACGCGCTGTCACCGGAGGAGATCCTCCACCTCGCACGCCTCGAGGACCTGTCGGTGAGGGACGTCCTCGTGCGGCTCCACCAGGCGGGGCTCGATTCGGTGCCGGGCGGTGGCGCGGAGATCCTCGTCGATCGGGTGCGCCGCAAGATCGCCAAGGCGAAGTGCACGAGCGAAGAGTGGCTCGACGTCATGCGCGACGCGCATCACCTCGGACTCCGATCGAGCGCGACGATGATGTACGGCACCGTCGACACGGCTCGTGAGCGCGTGCTTCACCTCGCGAAAATTCGCGATCTCCAAGACGAGACCGGAGGCTTTACCGCGTTCTTCTGCTGGGACTTTCAGCACGAGGAGGGGGTGCGCATCGCTGCCGGCGACACCGGCACGCTGCTCTACCTGCGGACCCAGGCGCTCTCGCGGCTCATGCTCGACAACGTCGACCACGTTGGCGCCTCGTGGGTCACGCAAGGCCCCGAGATCGGCCAGATGGCCCTCCGCTTTGGCGCCGACGATTTCGGCAGCGTGATGTTCGAAGAGAACGTCGTGTCGAGCGCCGGCACGACCTTCTGCATCAACGCCGACGAGATCGAGCGACGCATTCGCGCTGCCGGCTTTCGCGCCGTTCGCCGCAACGTCCGCTACGACTGGCTCGGCGAGCCGGCCTAA
- a CDS encoding UbiX family flavin prenyltransferase, with the protein MSAKLPSKRVVVGITGASGAPYAKRLVSVLEARAASRGDVELAVCLSSTAPEVWTLECGGDVREAFRSKIWGGRDYGAPFASGSAGWQAMVVVPCSMSTVARIAHGISDSLLTRAADVMLKEKRQLIVVPRESPLSVVHLENLTTVARAGALVMPASPGFYNKPADIGDLVDGVVARILDHLGLDHDLSKRWGQP; encoded by the coding sequence GTGAGCGCGAAGCTCCCCTCGAAGCGCGTCGTCGTTGGCATCACCGGCGCCAGCGGTGCGCCATACGCCAAGCGGCTCGTCTCCGTGCTCGAAGCGCGCGCCGCATCACGCGGCGACGTCGAGCTCGCCGTTTGCCTCTCCTCGACGGCACCGGAAGTGTGGACGCTCGAGTGCGGCGGGGATGTCCGTGAGGCGTTCCGTTCGAAGATCTGGGGCGGCCGTGACTACGGAGCGCCCTTCGCCAGCGGCAGCGCCGGTTGGCAAGCGATGGTCGTGGTGCCCTGCTCCATGAGCACCGTCGCGCGCATCGCCCACGGCATCAGCGACTCGCTCCTCACGAGGGCCGCCGACGTGATGCTCAAGGAGAAGCGTCAGCTCATTGTGGTGCCGCGCGAGTCACCGCTGAGCGTTGTGCACCTCGAGAACCTCACGACGGTGGCGCGCGCCGGCGCCCTCGTCATGCCCGCGTCGCCAGGCTTCTACAACAAGCCCGCGGACATCGGCGACCTCGTCGACGGCGTCGTGGCGCGCATCCTCGACCACCTCGGCCTCGACCACGATCTTTCCAAACGTTGGGGACAGCCATGA
- a CDS encoding pyridoxine 5'-phosphate synthase: MTSVRLHINVDHVATVRNARGTTYPDPTEAALECLGAGADGITAHLREDRRHIRDEDVERIRAAAGQTFNLEMAATDEMVKIALRVRPDVVTLVPERREERTTEGGLDVVGGGAALRKHVAALREAKIRVSLFVAADAAQIDAAKALGVEQVELHTGDYAHAEGSATARELRRLGEGARHAHQAGLEVAAGHGLTQENVPLLVRIPEIVELNIGHAVVADALFVGLRGAVLAMRRAIDSQRDDT; the protein is encoded by the coding sequence ATGACTAGCGTTCGCTTGCACATCAACGTTGATCACGTCGCGACGGTTCGCAACGCTCGCGGGACGACCTATCCGGACCCCACCGAGGCGGCGCTCGAGTGCCTCGGCGCCGGCGCCGACGGCATCACCGCACACCTTCGCGAAGATCGCCGCCACATCCGCGACGAGGATGTGGAGCGGATTCGCGCCGCCGCGGGCCAGACCTTCAACCTTGAGATGGCGGCCACCGACGAGATGGTCAAGATCGCGCTGCGCGTAAGGCCGGACGTCGTCACGCTCGTGCCGGAGCGACGCGAAGAGCGCACCACGGAGGGCGGGCTCGACGTCGTGGGCGGTGGAGCGGCGCTGCGCAAACACGTCGCGGCGCTCCGCGAGGCCAAGATTCGCGTAAGCCTCTTTGTCGCGGCCGACGCCGCGCAAATTGACGCGGCGAAGGCTCTTGGCGTGGAGCAAGTCGAGCTCCACACGGGCGACTACGCGCACGCCGAGGGAAGCGCCACGGCGCGCGAGCTTCGCCGCCTCGGCGAGGGCGCTCGGCACGCGCATCAGGCGGGCCTCGAAGTGGCTGCCGGGCACGGACTCACCCAGGAGAACGTGCCGCTGCTCGTTCGGATTCCCGAGATCGTCGAACTCAACATCGGGCACGCGGTCGTGGCTGACGCGCTCTTCGTTGGCCTCCGCGGCGCCGTCCTCGCCATGCGGCGGGCCATCGATTCACAGCGAGACGACACATGA